A single genomic interval of Thermodesulfobacteriota bacterium harbors:
- the trpS gene encoding tryptophan--tRNA ligase — translation MADTKPILVTGDRPTGRLHLGHLVGSLYNRIAFQNDYDCYFLVADLHMLTTHYDKVAEVEQNTLEMVMDWLSVGMDPNKSTFYVQSQIPYITELYAMLAMICGVPRAERIPTLKEKIQDMGVGDNYSVGLLGYPVLMAADILMFKATKVPVGEDQLSHIELTRELARRFNFLYGEFFEEPDPVISQTSRLVGTDGDRKMSKSLDNCIYLSDDEKQVGKRVMSMFTDPNRVRADIPGKVEGNPVFIYHDAFNKNIPEIDDLKERYSTGNVGDVEVKKKLAAAINELLEPIREKRAEYEKRPDDVRDILREGTNRAREAAHENMDQIISAMGLYKP, via the coding sequence ATGGCTGATACTAAACCAATACTTGTAACTGGAGACAGACCCACGGGAAGACTCCACTTGGGACATCTTGTGGGATCATTATATAACCGCATAGCATTCCAAAACGACTACGACTGCTATTTCTTGGTTGCTGATCTCCATATGCTTACTACTCACTATGATAAAGTTGCCGAAGTTGAGCAAAACACTCTTGAAATGGTTATGGATTGGCTTAGTGTCGGTATGGATCCGAATAAGTCCACTTTTTATGTCCAGTCTCAGATCCCTTATATTACAGAGCTATATGCGATGCTGGCAATGATATGCGGCGTGCCAAGAGCTGAGAGAATACCTACGCTTAAAGAAAAGATACAAGACATGGGCGTAGGGGATAATTACTCAGTCGGGCTGCTCGGATATCCAGTATTAATGGCGGCTGACATATTAATGTTTAAAGCAACTAAAGTTCCGGTGGGCGAGGATCAGCTAAGCCACATAGAGCTCACTCGCGAGCTTGCGAGAAGGTTTAATTTCTTATACGGCGAGTTTTTTGAGGAGCCGGATCCTGTAATCAGCCAGACCTCAAGGCTCGTTGGGACCGATGGCGACAGGAAGATGAGTAAGAGTCTAGATAACTGTATATATCTCTCTGATGATGAAAAACAGGTTGGTAAAAGGGTTATGAGTATGTTTACAGATCCTAACAGAGTTAGAGCAGATATACCTGGAAAAGTCGAAGGTAACCCTGTCTTTATTTATCATGATGCGTTTAACAAGAATATCCCTGAAATAGATGATCTTAAGGAGCGCTACTCAACTGGCAATGTGGGTGATGTTGAGGTAAAGAAAAAACTTGCTGCAGCCATTAATGAGCTCTTAGAGCCGATAAGAGAAAAACGCGCTGAATATGAAAAACGCCCGGATGATGTTAGAGACATACTCAGAGAAGGCACTAACCGCGCTAGAGAAGCTGCGCACGAGAATATGGACCAGATCATAAGCGCCATGGGTCTATATAAACCCTAA
- a CDS encoding surface-adhesin E family protein, whose translation MRIVSILAIFVLILSLSYSCADKQVAEPVVQDVPQTQDQEPTSDVTEQITKPETSEGTTQSPKEIITLEPEPKEEKTANTPPRSQMVKNYEPSKKDDNWFLVGGVTGERAYSVFVDPDTIEDNNGLISSWSRLEFENSQRDQDGLSFKEVRIESEVDCNARTYSYTDSKFYDSLGRLVEQQPAPYEPQPIVDGTVSSQIADFVCGYELNRPQDARAN comes from the coding sequence ATGCGTATAGTCTCAATTCTAGCTATTTTTGTTTTAATCCTATCGCTTAGTTATTCATGTGCGGATAAACAGGTTGCTGAGCCCGTAGTTCAAGATGTGCCACAAACACAAGATCAAGAGCCTACCTCAGATGTAACTGAGCAAATTACCAAGCCCGAAACTTCAGAAGGGACAACTCAGAGCCCTAAGGAGATCATTACACTTGAACCAGAGCCAAAAGAAGAGAAAACTGCTAATACTCCTCCTCGATCACAAATGGTAAAAAATTATGAACCGAGCAAAAAAGATGATAACTGGTTTTTAGTTGGTGGAGTCACAGGTGAGAGAGCATACTCCGTTTTTGTTGACCCTGATACTATTGAGGATAACAACGGCCTTATAAGCTCTTGGAGCAGGCTTGAGTTTGAAAACTCGCAGCGTGATCAGGATGGACTTTCATTTAAAGAAGTACGTATTGAATCTGAAGTAGACTGTAATGCCAGAACTTACTCATATACCGACTCAAAGTTCTATGACTCTCTTGGAAGGCTTGTCGAGCAGCAGCCGGCACCATATGAACCTCAGCCCATAGTAGACGGCACAGTGAGCTCACAAATTGCTGATTTTGTATGCGGATATGAACTAAACCGTCCGCAAGACGCAAGGGCAAATTGA
- a CDS encoding DUF4186 domain-containing protein yields the protein MNDLDTLFEKLAKSKFRLSFELKGKELNYLHSKGLEVILDHGRDFVDQRLAPANPVNDGKQTPMKNHPIFIAQHATATCCRGCLSKWHEIPSIDHELTDIERDYVSNVLRKWLVNYIRS from the coding sequence ATGAATGATCTTGATACTCTCTTTGAAAAATTAGCCAAATCAAAGTTTCGATTAAGCTTTGAGTTAAAAGGAAAAGAACTTAACTATCTTCATTCTAAAGGGCTTGAAGTGATATTAGACCATGGACGAGATTTTGTTGATCAAAGACTAGCACCTGCTAACCCGGTTAATGACGGCAAGCAGACTCCGATGAAAAACCACCCAATATTTATTGCCCAGCATGCGACTGCCACGTGCTGTAGAGGATGTCTTAGCAAATGGCACGAAATACCTTCTATTGACCATGAATTAACTGATATAGAGAGAGATTATGTTTCCAATGTTCTAAGAAAATGGCTGGTAAATTATATTCGTTCTTGA
- a CDS encoding DUF2721 domain-containing protein — MEMNALELLIPLTYIPGVALLIMSTSQRYTVINNTIHDFSEEECMLKTDRVKQELRRAHLFRNSLLGLYLSVAFFSLGSLVAFLVNNMGVATSKKVLEITTILGVACIVVSVSKLAAESILSLDILKRHAKQHQDDSEQDK; from the coding sequence ATGGAAATGAACGCCCTTGAATTATTAATTCCTCTCACATATATACCAGGAGTGGCACTGCTTATAATGTCTACTTCTCAAAGATATACGGTAATTAACAATACTATTCATGACTTTTCTGAAGAAGAGTGCATGTTAAAAACTGATAGGGTTAAGCAGGAGCTTAGAAGAGCACATCTTTTTAGAAATAGTCTATTAGGGCTATATCTTAGTGTCGCGTTTTTTTCTCTTGGATCTCTTGTAGCGTTTTTGGTAAATAATATGGGTGTTGCTACATCCAAAAAGGTGCTCGAGATAACCACCATCTTAGGCGTAGCATGCATTGTAGTTTCAGTCTCAAAACTAGCTGCGGAATCTATTTTATCCCTGGATATCCTAAAGCGTCATGCAAAGCAGCATCAAGATGACTCTGAACAAGATAAATGA